A single region of the Pseudomonas sp. VD-NE ins genome encodes:
- a CDS encoding glycine cleavage system protein R: MDHLVLTVFAPDKPGQVERIAQCIAEHGGNWLESRMSRMAGQFAGILRVGVPAEAYDELVDALQALSTHGIRVLIAESGIEQSCTWKPIAMELVGNDRPGIVRDITRLLSEQGVNLERLLTEVRPAPMSSEPLFHAEAILAVPLTLSLDVLQSRLETLADDLMVELVLRTDV; this comes from the coding sequence ATGGACCATCTCGTACTCACCGTATTTGCCCCGGACAAGCCCGGGCAGGTCGAGCGCATCGCCCAATGCATCGCTGAACACGGCGGTAACTGGCTGGAAAGTCGTATGTCGCGGATGGCCGGGCAGTTTGCCGGGATTCTGCGGGTCGGCGTGCCGGCGGAGGCTTACGATGAATTAGTCGATGCCTTACAAGCGCTGTCCACTCATGGCATCCGCGTGCTGATCGCCGAAAGCGGTATCGAGCAGTCCTGCACCTGGAAACCGATTGCCATGGAATTGGTGGGTAACGATCGGCCGGGGATCGTGCGCGACATCACACGGCTGTTGAGCGAGCAGGGCGTCAACCTTGAGCGGCTGCTAACCGAAGTGCGCCCAGCGCCGATGAGCAGTGAGCCGCTGTTCCATGCCGAGGCGATTCTTGCAGTGCCACTGACCTTGTCCCTCGATGTCTTGCAGTCGCGTCTGGAAACCCTGGCCGACGATCTGATGGTGGAACTGGTGTTACGCACAGACGTTTAA
- a CDS encoding PhoX family phosphatase has product MSLLEENQSTDLEKMVGLSRRGFIGAGALCGAAMFLGGSLLSRSALATGVSAGNSRLLGFESIPAATTDVISLPKGYKSSVLISWGQPLQKNGPAFDPSGNGTAAAQEVQFGDNNDGMSLFAFPDDRNRALMAINNEYTNYRYLYPHGGMPQSAEDVRKALACEGVSVIEVQRKNGQWQFVQGSRYNRRIHGNSPLRISGPAAGHDLMKTAADKHGKKVLGTFQNCANGKTPWGTYLTCEENFTDCFGSSNAQQQFDPAQKRYGVSVASREINWHPYDPRFDMAKNPNELNRHGWVVEIDPFDPQSTPVKRTALGRFKHENAALAETDDGRAVVYMGDDERGEFIYKFVSRDRINHRNAKANRDILDHGTLYVARFDAGDGNPDHPKGQGQWIELTHGKNGIDASSGFADQAEVLIHARLAASVVGATRMDRPEWIVVSPKDGQVYCTLTNNAKRGEDGQPVGGPNPREKNVYGQILRWRTDRDDHAAKTFAWDLFVVAGNPGVHAGTPKGGSKNITPQNMFNSPDGLGFDKAGRLWILTDGDSSNAGDFAGMGNNQMLCADPKTGEIRRFMVGPIGCEVTGISFSPDQKTLFVGIQHPGENGGSTFPEHLPNGKPRSSVMAITREDGGIVGA; this is encoded by the coding sequence TGGTCGGCCTCAGCCGTCGTGGTTTCATCGGCGCCGGTGCGCTGTGCGGCGCGGCGATGTTCCTCGGTGGCAGTCTGTTGAGCCGTAGCGCACTGGCTACCGGCGTCAGCGCTGGCAACAGCCGTCTGCTCGGTTTCGAGAGTATTCCAGCGGCGACCACTGACGTGATCAGCTTGCCCAAAGGCTACAAGTCGTCAGTGCTGATCAGTTGGGGTCAGCCGCTGCAGAAAAACGGCCCGGCCTTCGACCCGAGCGGCAACGGCACCGCCGCCGCACAGGAAGTGCAGTTCGGCGACAACAACGACGGCATGAGCCTGTTCGCCTTCCCCGACGACCGCAACCGCGCGTTGATGGCGATCAACAACGAATACACCAACTACCGCTACCTCTACCCGCACGGCGGCATGCCGCAATCGGCCGAAGACGTGCGCAAGGCGCTGGCCTGCGAAGGCGTTTCGGTGATTGAAGTGCAGCGCAAAAACGGTCAATGGCAGTTCGTTCAGGGTTCGCGCTACAACCGCCGCATTCACGGCAACTCGCCACTGCGCATCAGCGGCCCGGCGGCCGGTCACGATCTGATGAAGACCGCTGCCGACAAGCACGGTAAAAAAGTCCTCGGCACGTTCCAGAACTGCGCCAACGGTAAAACCCCGTGGGGCACTTACCTGACCTGCGAAGAAAACTTCACCGACTGCTTCGGCAGCAGCAATGCCCAGCAGCAATTCGACCCGGCGCAAAAGCGCTACGGTGTCTCGGTCGCCAGCCGCGAAATCAACTGGCATCCGTACGATCCGCGCTTCGACATGGCGAAAAACCCCAACGAACTCAACCGTCATGGCTGGGTTGTCGAGATCGATCCGTTCGATCCGCAATCGACCCCGGTCAAACGCACCGCGCTGGGCCGCTTCAAGCATGAGAACGCCGCACTGGCCGAGACCGACGACGGCCGCGCCGTGGTGTACATGGGCGACGACGAGCGTGGCGAATTCATCTACAAATTCGTCAGCCGCGACCGCATCAACCACCGCAACGCCAAGGCCAACCGCGACATCCTCGATCACGGCACCTTGTACGTGGCCAGGTTCGATGCCGGCGACGGCAACCCCGATCACCCGAAAGGCCAGGGCCAGTGGATCGAGCTGACCCACGGCAAGAACGGCATCGACGCCAGCAGCGGTTTCGCCGATCAGGCCGAAGTGCTGATCCACGCACGCCTCGCCGCCAGTGTCGTCGGCGCAACGCGCATGGACCGTCCGGAATGGATCGTCGTCAGTCCGAAGGACGGCCAGGTTTACTGCACTCTGACCAACAACGCCAAGCGTGGCGAAGACGGCCAGCCGGTGGGCGGGCCGAACCCGCGCGAGAAGAACGTCTACGGGCAGATCCTGCGCTGGCGCACCGACCGCGACGATCACGCGGCGAAGACGTTTGCCTGGGATCTGTTTGTGGTCGCCGGTAATCCGGGCGTGCATGCCGGGACGCCGAAGGGCGGGTCGAAGAACATCACCCCGCAGAACATGTTCAACAGCCCGGATGGTTTGGGCTTCGACAAGGCCGGACGCTTGTGGATTCTCACCGATGGTGACTCGAGCAATGCCGGGGACTTTGCCGGGATGGGCAACAACCAGATGCTCTGCGCCGATCCGAAGACCGGTGAGATTCGCCGGTTCATGGTCGGGCCGATTGGCTGTGAGGTGACGGGGATCAGCTTCTCGCCGGATCAGAAAACCCTGTTTGTCGGGATTCAGCATCCGGGGGAGAACGGTGGGTCGACGTTCCCTGAGCATTTGCCGAATGGCAAGCCGCGGTCGTCGGTGATGGCGATTACCCGTGAGGACGGTGGAATCGTCGGCGCCTGA
- the rarD gene encoding EamA family transporter RarD → MQAANPRRGYILGLSAYIIWGLFPIYFKAIAEVPAVEIIIHRVLWSALFGALLLMVWKHPGWLRELLDNPKRLAILALSGTLIAANWLTYVWSVNNGRMLEASLGYYINPLVNVLLGMLILGERLRRMQWIAVGLAAVGVAQQVWQVGSLPWVSLVLALTFGFYGLIRKQAPVKALPGLVVETWMLVPIAIAWLLFNQTATSAQPEFWTTSQAWWLVAAGPVTLVPLVCFNAATRHLPYTTIGFLQYLAPTLVLLQAVLLFGEHLSSSTLVAFIFIWAGLAVYSVDAVISLRRRS, encoded by the coding sequence ATGCAAGCCGCCAACCCGCGTCGCGGGTACATTCTGGGCCTGAGTGCCTACATCATCTGGGGCCTGTTCCCGATCTACTTCAAAGCCATTGCCGAAGTGCCGGCGGTCGAGATCATCATCCACCGGGTGCTGTGGTCGGCGCTGTTTGGCGCGCTGTTGCTGATGGTGTGGAAACACCCGGGCTGGTTGCGCGAATTGCTCGATAACCCCAAACGTCTGGCGATTCTGGCGTTGAGCGGGACGTTGATTGCGGCCAACTGGCTGACTTACGTGTGGTCGGTGAACAACGGGCGCATGCTGGAAGCGAGCCTCGGTTACTACATCAACCCGTTGGTCAACGTGCTGCTGGGGATGTTGATTCTTGGCGAACGCTTGCGGCGGATGCAGTGGATCGCGGTCGGCCTGGCGGCGGTTGGTGTAGCGCAACAGGTGTGGCAGGTCGGTAGTCTGCCGTGGGTGTCACTGGTGCTGGCGCTGACGTTCGGCTTCTACGGTCTGATCCGCAAACAGGCACCGGTCAAGGCATTGCCGGGGCTGGTGGTGGAAACCTGGATGCTGGTGCCGATCGCGATTGCCTGGCTGCTCTTCAACCAGACCGCGACCAGCGCTCAACCGGAGTTCTGGACCACTTCCCAAGCCTGGTGGCTGGTGGCGGCCGGGCCGGTAACATTGGTGCCGCTGGTGTGCTTCAACGCCGCCACCCGCCACTTGCCCTACACCACGATCGGCTTCCTGCAATACCTGGCGCCGACTCTGGTGCTGTTGCAAGCAGTGTTGCTGTTCGGTGAGCACTTGTCGTCGAGCACGTTAGTCGCGTTTATCTTCATCTGGGCCGGTCTGGCCGTTTACAGCGTCGATGCGGTGATCAGTTTGCGTCGGCGCAGCTGA
- a CDS encoding serine/threonine protein kinase: MAHPFETLTPDLVLDAVESIGFLSDARILALNSYENRVYQVGIEDSEPLIAKFYRPQRWTNEAILEEHKFTFELADVEIPVVAPLIHNGETLHEHAGFRFTLFPRRGGRAPEPGNLDQLYRLGQLLGRIHAVGATKPFEHREALAVQNFGHASLNTLLEGNFIPKSLLPAYESVARDLLKRVEDAYANTPHQNIRMHGDCHPGNMMCRDEMFHIVDLDDCRMGPAVQDIWMMLAGDRQECLGQLSELMDGYNEFHDFDPRELALIEPLRALRLMHYSAWLARRWDDPAFPHSFPWFGTERYWGDQVLALREQLSALNEEPLKLF, encoded by the coding sequence ATGGCCCACCCGTTTGAAACCCTCACCCCCGACCTCGTCCTCGATGCCGTTGAAAGCATCGGCTTCCTCAGTGATGCGCGCATTCTGGCGCTCAACAGCTACGAAAACCGTGTCTATCAGGTCGGCATCGAAGACTCCGAACCGCTGATCGCCAAGTTCTACCGCCCGCAGCGCTGGACCAACGAAGCCATCCTCGAAGAGCACAAGTTCACCTTCGAACTGGCTGACGTCGAAATCCCGGTGGTGGCGCCGCTGATCCACAACGGCGAAACCCTGCACGAACATGCCGGTTTCCGCTTCACGCTGTTCCCGCGTCGCGGCGGTCGGGCGCCGGAGCCGGGCAATCTTGATCAGTTGTACCGCCTCGGTCAGTTGCTTGGGCGGATTCACGCGGTCGGCGCGACCAAACCGTTCGAACACCGTGAAGCCCTCGCCGTGCAGAACTTCGGCCACGCCTCGCTGAACACCTTGCTCGAAGGCAATTTCATTCCGAAAAGCCTGCTGCCGGCCTACGAGTCCGTCGCCCGCGACCTGCTCAAGCGCGTGGAAGATGCCTACGCCAACACGCCGCACCAGAACATCCGCATGCACGGCGATTGCCACCCCGGCAACATGATGTGCCGCGACGAGATGTTCCACATCGTCGACCTCGACGACTGCAGGATGGGCCCGGCGGTGCAGGACATCTGGATGATGCTCGCCGGTGATCGTCAGGAATGCCTCGGACAACTGTCGGAATTGATGGACGGCTACAACGAATTTCACGACTTCGACCCGCGCGAACTGGCGCTGATCGAACCGCTGCGCGCCTTGCGCCTGATGCACTACAGCGCCTGGCTGGCCCGGCGTTGGGATGACCCGGCGTTCCCGCACAGTTTTCCTTGGTTCGGCACCGAGCGGTATTGGGGTGATCAGGTGTTGGCGTTGCGTGAGCAACTGTCGGCGCTTAATGAAGAGCCACTGAAACTCTTCTGA